Proteins encoded together in one Vanessa tameamea isolate UH-Manoa-2023 chromosome 28, ilVanTame1 primary haplotype, whole genome shotgun sequence window:
- the LOC113396798 gene encoding homeobox protein GBX-1-like, translating to MESELESQTKKKAPKPFSIESLIGDRKSPEIDIENNISECSRNSEDEEVERSEGLDRMRYYLNAPFLQQNVNFPFLLGYPEPWLSRMFSSVPPQAQESREEKRESPVSVGSEIDSDGAEDTIQGNESEPDQEDADTPRENKARRRRTAFTSEQLLELEREFHAKKYLSLTERSQIASALKLSEVQVKIWFQNRRAKWKRVKAGLASGSHAGGKNGSGTKIVVPIPVHVNRFAVRTQHHQMEKQNLQYKLDRNQPLPGNLLHSQTSAFLSATKITDNRHESVNLNINRNTIYDASRLMTPAVNLRHFTNQNGRLS from the exons ATGGAGTCCGAATTAGAGTCGCAGACCAAGAAAAAGGCGCCAAAACCTTTTTCAATAGAATCATTAATAGGTGACAGAAAATCACCAGAAATAGACATAGAGAATAATATATCGGAATGTTCTAGAAATTCAGAAGACGAAGAAGTCGAGAGATCGGAAGGATTGGATAGGATGAGATATTATTTGAACGCGCCATTTTTGCAACAGAATGTTAATTTTCCATTCCTACTCGGTTATCCTGAACCATGGCTCTCGAGAATGTTCAGTTCTGTTCCCCCACAAGCGCAAGAAAGCAGAGAGGAGAAGAGAGAGAGTCCAGTAAGTGTTGGAAGTGAAATCGACAGTGACGGAGCTGAAGATACTATACAAG GCAACGAATCAGAACCTGACCAAGAAGACGCAGACACGCCCAGAGAAAACAAGGCAAGAAGACGTCGAACTGCTTTCACGTCGGAACAACTCCTCGAACTGGAGAGGGAGTTCCACGCGAAGAAATACCTAAGCCTCACAGAGAGATCTCAGATCGCATCGGCGCTAAAGTTAAGTGAAGTGCAG GTTAAAATATGGTTTCAAAATCGACGAGCGAAATGGAAACGCGTAAAAGCCGGCTTAGCGTCCGGCAGTCACGCCGGTGGTAAAAACGGTTCCGGCACGAAAATCGTCGTACCTATACCCGTCCACGTCAACCGTTTCGCGGTGCGAACGCAACACCATCAAATGGAAAAACAGAATCTGCAATACAAATTGGACAGAAACCAACCGTTACCGGGCAATTTACTACATTCACAAACATCCGCGTTCCTATCAGCAACAAAAATAACCGATAATCGACATGAATcggttaatttgaatattaatcgcAACACTATTTATGACGCTTCCAGGTTGATGACACCGGCTGTCAATTTGAGACATTTCACGAATCAAAATGGCCGActcagttaa